The following nucleotide sequence is from Nitratidesulfovibrio termitidis HI1.
CATCATCACGCGTACCGCGATTCGCGCGGGGGGCTTCGTCACGGCCATAGCCGCGCCCGCCGCGTGCGCCCCTGCCTCCACGACCTTCGCTACCGGCACGACCGGCATTCCAGTCCCGCCCGGCGGGCCGGGGCTTCTTCGCGCCCGTGGAGGCCACGGCATCCGGCCCGGCCAGCGCCAGGTTCACTTCCAGCCGGGCCACGTTGACCTCGGCCAGTCGCACCGTCACGGCCTGCCCAAGCCGGAAGCTGCGGCCCGTGCGCTCGCCCACCAGTTCCTGCCGCTCCGGCAGGTAGCCGTAATAATCGTCGTCCAGCGACGACAGGCGCACCATGCCCTCGGCCATCACCTCGTTGAATTCCACGAAGAAGCCGAAGTCGATGATGCCGGAAATGACCCCGGTGAATTCCTGTCCCACCCGTTCGGCCAGGAACAGCACGGTGATGCGCTTGAGTATCTCGCGCTCGGCCTCCATGGCCACGCGCTCGTTGGTGTTCAGGGTGTCGGCGATGGTCAGCAGCGCCCGTTCGCCCGGCAGCGGTCCGTTCACCGGCAGCCCCAGGGTGCGGCGCAGGGCGCGGTGCACGATGAGGTCGGCGTAGCGGCGGATGGGCGAGGTGAAGTGGCAGTAGCATTCCGAGGCCAGGCCGAAGTGCCCTTCATGGTCCGGCGCATAGCGGGCCTGCATCATGGTGCGCAAGGCCATGCGGTTGACCACGAATTCCTGATCGGTATCCTTGGCCGCCTGCAGCACGCCCTGCAGCGCCTTGGCCGACGCCTTGCCGGGCAGGTGCTGCGCCAGCGAGGTGCGCGCCAGCACCTTGAACAGCCCTTCCAGCTTTTCGGTGTCCGGCTCCGGGTGCACCCGGTACAGGAAGCGGGCGTTCTTTTCGGTCAGGAAGCGGGCCACCGCCTCGTTGGCGGCGATCATGAATTCCTCGATGATCTGGTGGCCGAAGTGGCGCACCTTGCGGCCAATGTCCACCGTCTCGCCGTAGATGTTGAAGATCACCTCCGGCTCGGGCAGGTCGAAATCCAGGCTGCCGCGCTCGTTGCGCTTGGCGTTCAGCAGGCGGGCCAGCGCTTCGGCGCGTTCCAGCAGGGGCAGCACCGGGGTGAGCAGACGGCGCTCCTTTTCGTCCTTCTCGATGATCGCCCGGTTGACCTGCCCGTAGGTCAGGCGGGCCTTGGACTCGATGATGGCCGCGTAGAACTTGCTGCGGCCGGGGGTCCCGTCGGCATAAAAGAAGGTTTCCGCCACCATGGCCAGCCTGGGCACGCGCGGATTCAGGCTGCACAGCCCGTTGGAAAGGGCCTCGGGCAGCATGGGTTCCACGGACTGCGGGAAATAGTACGAGTTGGACCGGGTCTGCGCCTCGCGGTCCATGGCCGAGCCGGGCCGCACGTAGTGGGCCACGTCGGCGATGGCCACCCACAGGCGATAGCCGGTGCCCTGCTCTTCCACGTACACGGCGTCGTCGAAGTCGCGGGCCTTGGCCCCGTCAATGGTGACGAACTCCAGGTGGCGCAGGTCGATGCGGCCTTCCATGTCGTCGCGGCTGGGCACGGCGGGCAGGTCGCGGGCTTCTTCCAGCACCTCGGGCGGAAAGTCGGTGGGCACGTCGTGGTTGATCTTCACCAGCCGTTCCTGCACCAGCACGTTGTCGTCCGCGCCCAGCACGGCAAGCCCGGTGGCCGCCCACAGGCCGTCCTCCACCTTTTCGCCGGGGGCGGCCACCACCAGGTCGCCCTTTTCGGCCTTTTCTTCCACGGCGCTCATGTCCACAACAAAGCTGACGGCCATGCGCGGGTCGGCCGGGCGGCACAGCAGGCTGTGCCTGCCCATGCGGCGCACCACGCGGGCGGGTATTTCCTTGCGGCCCCGCTCCAGCACGCGCACGATGCGTCCTTCCGGATTCTTGCCGTGGCGGCCCGGCAGCAGGGCCACCACCACCTTGTCGCCGTGCCAGGCGTCGCCCATCTGGTAGGGGTGCACGTAGATGTCGTCGCGCCCCTTTTCCTCGGGCAGCACGAAGCCCATGCCCGAACGCTGGATGGACAGGGTGCCCGTGACCAGCCGCAGCTGTTCCACAAGGCCCCAGGCCCCGCCGCGCAGGCGGATGATGCGGCCCTGCCGGACAAGGTCGTCCAGGCGGTCCTCCAGTTCGTTCTTCATGCGGCGGTGCAGGCCCAGCATGCGCATCAGCGCGTCGATCTTCAGCGGGCGGTGCGCCTCGCGGAACAGGGTAGCCAGGTCATTCGCGTCGGGCAGCACGTAGCTTTCGTCGCGTTTCTTCTTTGCCATTATGGATGTCCTTTCCGGCCATGCCGGAGTGAAAGATGTCGAATGCGGGCGGGCTGCCGGGGAAGGCCATCGGAGCGGGCCAGACGCCCCCGGCAAGGGGCGGTCAACCACGCGGGCCAGTTGCAGGCCAGGCCAGCCGGACGGCGAAAGCTCAGCCCCGCCGGGCCGCGGAAAGCCCCGCCCAGCGGGCGGCCCACCATTCGGGAAAATTGGTCGCGGACCACAATGCAGGTCCGAATTCTGTCGTCAGATCGAAGGCCCACAGGTCCGGTTGGTTGGCGTTCTCATGTCCGCCTCCCTCATGCCGGGCACCTTCGCCGCATAACGGCGCCAGTTTGACGGCGTCCTTGGGGGTGCACACCACCGCGCATCCCTCGCCCGCCAGCAGGCGCACATCGCCCGGGCCGTACGGGTGATGGTCGGGAAAGATGCGGTGGCGCAACGGCGGATAGCCGAAAAAACGCGTGGCCGTGGCGTGCACCTGCGCCGGGTCGCCCACGCCGGTGGCCAGCACGTAGGGTGCGCCGTCCAGGTGCGCACGGGTGGCCGCCCCCTGCTCCGCCGGGCGCGGGTCCAGCCCCCGGCCCACCCGCACAAGGCCGCGCGGCGCAAGGCGAAAGCTGAACACCGGCATGCCGTAGCCGATCAGGCGGCGTTCCAGTTGGGGGCCCAGCGCATCGAACATGTCCGGTTCCGCCTTCATGCAGAAGGCGTGCGCCCGGCCCAGCGCACTCGCGCCCTCGCGCCACGCCCCCGCCGGGATGGTCCGTCCCCATTGGCCGGTCAGGTCCGCCGGGCGCAGCACCACGATGTCCAGGTCGCGGCGCACCGCCAGGTGCTGAAACCCGTCGTCCAGCAGGTACAGGTGCGGGGCAAGATGCGCCTCTGCCCAGTGCCCCGCCCTGCGTCGCACCGGGTCCACCAGCACGGCGGCATCGGGGTTCTGGCGGGCCAGCATCAGCGGTTCGTCGCCCGCCTCCGCCGCCGTGTTCCCCGGCCGCACCAGCAAGGGACGTTGCGGCGGCCTTGCCCCGTAGCCGCGCGTGAGCACGGCGGCGGACAGGCCGTGCGCGCCGCACCAGCGGAGCAGCCAGTGCACCAGCGGGGTCTTGCCCGTGCCGCCCCAGCAGATGTTGCCCACCGAGACCACCGGACGCGGCGGGGCAAAGCGCGGCAGCACGCCCGCCTCGTACGCGGCGCGGCGCGCGGCCATGCACGCGGCGTAGGCCGCGCCCAACGGGCGCAGAAGAGGTGCGCAGGCCTTCTGCACGGCGGCGATGTTCATGACGCCACCCGGATCGATCGGGGAAAGGGCAACGATGTGCGCATGAAAGCGAGTCTACCATGCGCGGGCGCGCTTGTCGCCGGGGGAATGCGGACGGCGGGCCGGACGGCTCGGCAGCACGGCACGAACAAGACGGGCACGACAGGCGGGCAAAACACGGCAGGACAGGCCCGAATTGGGCCGAATTGGGCGGGCAGGGCACGGCGCGCAGCCGCCATGCAAAAAGAGGGGCTTGCGCCAGTCATGCAAAAGGGAGGCTTGCGCCAAGCATGCAGAAGGGGGGCTTGCGCCCCCCTGGCAGTCACTGTCGATCACGCAGGCGATGCCCGCGGCTAGTCGCGAGAAGAGCCGAACAGCCGCAGCAGCATCAGGAACAGGTTGATGAAGTCCAGGTACAGGGTCAGCGCGCCCAGAATGGTGCCGCGCCGGATGGCCGTGGCATCGTCCATGGGGGCGGTTTCGCCCATCATGCGCAGCTTCTGGCTGTCGTAGGCGGTCAGGCCCGTGAACACGATGACGCCGATGGCGCTGATGGCCAGCGACATGGCCGAACTGCCCACGAACATGTTCACCACGCTGGCGATGAGAATGCCGATGAGGCCCATGAACAGGAAGCTGCCCCACGAGGTGAGGTCCTTCTTGGTGGTCAGACCGTAGATGGACATGGCGCCGAACATGCCCGCCGCCGTGGCGAAGGCCTGAAACACCGTGCTCATGGTGTAGGCCAGCAGGACGGCGGAAAGGGTGATGCCGTTCAGCGCGCTGTACAGCACGAAAAGCCCGGTGGCCGCGCCGCCGGAAAGCCGTGCGATGCCCGCGCTGATGCCCATGACCAGGCCGAGTTCGGCAAGGATCAGGCCGATCAGCACGAAGCTGTTGCCGAACACCAGTTGCAGCATGGCCGGGCTCGACGCCGTGAACCACGCGGCGGCGGCCGTCACGGCAAGCCCCACGAACATCCAGTTGTATACACCGCGCATGAAGGCGTTGACGGTTTCAGCCCGCGCCCTCGTGGGTGCGGAGACCGTGCGTCCGAGCATGTCGAAACCTCCTGTAACGTTTGTGCGAAGCGGCCGTTCCGGCGGGGCCGGGAAAAGCATCCAGATAATAATACGCCGCTCCAGCCATGATAGGTAACAATCCTCTGGCACTCTGACAAGGGCGGCACCGCCATCTTTCCGCGAAGCACTTCACGCGCCGCACCCCGGAGGTCCGCCATGCCCCCTGCCCTTCCCCCTGCCGGTCAGACACCGGGCAACAATCCCCCGGCACGCCGCGAGCCCCCCGACGCAGACGCAGCCCCAGGCGCCGCCGTCTCGCCGGGCCCGCCGCCGCCCCCGGCAAGCCCCCTCGCTGCCAGCCATCATCGACCGGTGCGCGTATTGTTCGCCTGGTTCCTGCTGGCGTTCATCGCCTTTCAGTCGGCCTGGGCCTACTGGCTCACCCGCGTGCAGGCACGCGACACCATGGCCAGCCTGCGCGCCGAAACCCTGGCCGACGAAGCCACCGTGTACGCCGCCCTTGTGGACAGGTACCTGAACAACCGCAGCCAGATGCTGGACAGCTACGCGGCATTCCCGTCCCTGCGCCGCGCCCTGGAACCAGCGGCACAACAGGCCGGACAGGCACAACAGGCCGGACAGGAGCAATGGGGACAGGCGGGACACGCACCGCCACAGCTTGCGGAAACCATGGACCTGTTCGCCACCGTGGGGCGCGGGGCCTGCACGGCCCTGTACGGAGCCGACGGCAAGCCCGTTCTGGTCAACGGCGCGCCGTGCGACAAGGACGGCATTTCGCCGCCGTGGCTGGAACAGGCCCTTGCCGCGCCGCAGGCGGTACTCCTCCAAAGCGAGGTGCGCGACGGCGCGGGCGCCACGGTCGAAACCGGCGGGGCGAATCAGAAGGCCGCATACTGGCGGCTGGCCCGGGCGGTGCTGCGGGACGGCGTTCCAGTGGGCGTGCTGAGCGCGCTGCTGCCCGTGGACATCACCTTCCTGCCACACGACCCCACCGACCACAGGCTGCGCAAGGTGCTGCTGCGTGACGGACAACCGTTGGCCGTCATGGGGCCGGACATGCAGGTGGCCCTGCGCACGGAGCACGCCCTTTCCGTGCCGGGCATGCGCATTGCCCTCGAAACGGACGATTCGGGCATACAGGCGCGCTCGACGGGCCTGCTGCTGCGCATCCTGCCGCTGCTGCTGGCGGGCACGGCCGGGCTGGTGGTGGTGTTCCATCTGCTGGGGCACCGGCTGTTCGTGGCCCCGCAGGAGGCGCTGCAATCGCTGCGGCGTGAACTGGAAGACCGCAACCGCAAGCTGGAACGGGTAATCCAGGAGCAGCAGCAGGTGGATACGCTGCTGGAAACCAAATCGCGCCTGCTGGAAGAAAGCGAGGCCCTGCTTTCGGCCATCATCAGCGACCAGACGGAACTGATCTGCCGCTACCTGCCCGACGGCACCATCACCTTCGCCAACGACGCCTTCTGCGCGTTCTTCGGGGTGGAGCGTGAACAACTGGTCGGCACCGTATTCAGGGCGCGCACCGCTCCGGGGGCGGAGCGGGACCTTTTCACGGACGCACTCGATCCCGGCCCGCCGACCATCACCACCTTCGATCACTGGGTCATCGCCGGGTCGGGCGAAGAGCGTCGCCTGCAATGGACGCGGCGCCACCTGCACGACAACCGGGGGGCGCTGGTAGGGTTTCAGGGCGTGGGCCGCGACGTGACCACGGAATACGCGCTGGAAAAGGCCCTGCGCACCGCCAACGAGGAACTGGAGGCGCGCATCCGCGCCCGCACCCGAGACCTGGCGGAGCGCGAGGAACTGCTGTCGCGCATCTTCTCGGGGTTGCGGGCGGCCATCCTCATCGTCCGCCCCGGCGACTGCACCGTGGCCGAGGTCAACACCGTGGCCCGCGACCTGCTGGGCTGCGGCGACGATGGGGCAGGCTGCGCCGACCTGTACCGGCAGATCACCCAGGGAACCTGCCTGCTGCCCGGCGAGACCGGGTTCGCCCCGGCGCTGGACCGGGAACACGTGCTGCGCCGCCCCGACGGGCGCAACATTCCCGTGCGCTGGAGTCTGCTGCCCGTGCCCTGGCAGGGCGCGCCGCACCTTGCGCTGGTGTTCTTCGACGCCACGGCGCAAAAAACCATGGAACGCCGCCTGACCCAGGCCCAGAAGCTGGAATCCATCGGCCAGCTGGCGGCCGGGGTGGCGCACGAAATCAATACCCCCATCCAGTACGTGGGCGACAACCTGCGCTTTCTCGGCGGAGCCTTCGAGGATCTGCTGCGGCCCCTGGCCGAGTGCGGAGCCCTGGCCGGGACATCCGCGAAAACCGGGAATGCGCCGGAAAAGGAAGAAGAGAAGGAAAACGGGGACGGCCAGCCGGGCGGGGAGGACAGCGGAGACATGGGAACCGGCAGTTCGACCGCTGCCGGGCCGACCACGCCAGCACCGGACGCCGGAGAACGCCTTGCCCGCCTGCGCGATACCCTGGCCGCCTCGGATGTGGACTTCCTGGCCGACGAGGTGCCCCGCGCCATCACCCAGGCGCTGGAAGGGGTGGAACGCGTGGCCTCCATCGTGCTGGCCATGAAGAAGTTCTCGCACCCGGAAACGGCGGAAAAGCGCCCTGCCGACATCAATCAGCTGGTGCAGGACACGGTGACCGTGTCGCGCAACGAATGGAAATACGTGGCCGAGGTGGAGACGCGCCTTGCGCCCGACCTGCCGCTGATCCCCTGCCTGCCCGGCGATCTGGCGCAGGTGCTGCTGAACGTGGTGGTCAACGCTGCCCACGCCATCGCCGAGGCACGCCAGGCTGCCGAAGTGATGCACGGCGACGAGGCCGGGGCCACCGGGGTGGCGGACGGCACGCCACCGCCGCCGGGGCACATCACCATCACCACGCGCATGATGCCGGACAGCGACCCCACAAGCGCCCCCACCGGGCGCGGCCATGTGGAAATCCGCATCGCGGATACGGGCGCCGGCATCCCGGAAGCCCTGCGCGACAGAGTGTTCGACCCGTTCTTCACCACCAAGGAGGTGGGCAGGGGCACCGGACAGGGGCTGGCCATCGCCCACGACATCGTGGTCAAGAAGCACGGCGGCACCATCGATTTCACCAGCACTCCGGGCCGGGGCACCACCTTCACCATCACCCTGCCCGCATAGCCGGACGGGCCGGAAATGCCGGGCGGGGGAGTGGAGCGGATGGCGGACGGTGCGCGACGGATGCGCAGGTCAAAGGCAGGACGGCAGGGCGCGGCTACGGGGCCACCCGCACCGCCACACGTCGCTCCAGCACCGTGCGGGCCTTGGCCCCGCCGCAACTGGAGCGGGCCACCAGGGTCACCGTCAGGTCCAGTTCGTAGCGGCCCGGCGCGCTGAAGCGCACTTCGGAATCCGGGTACCCGGTGGTGGAAGACACCCGCCCGCCATCCGGCCCGGACACCTTGTCGATGTTCACCACCGGAAACACGCCGGAAGGCAGGAGCGGCCCTTCCAGCGCCACCACCACCGCAAGGGGCGCTCCCACGCGGGCCGAGGCGAAAGTGTCTTCCTGCGCCCCCTGTGTTCCTTGCCTTCCCTGCTCTCCCTGCCCTTTCGGTCCTCTCAAACCAGGCAAGGCGGGCGTCACCAGCCGGGCGGTGTGCTCCGGCGAGGTAAGCGGGCACGGCGCGCCCACGGGGGCGGTATCCCGCGCGGGGGCAACGGCGGGGGCAGCCGCATCGGCGGCCAGGGCCGGTGCCGCTCCCACCGGTCCGCACCACGTTCCTTCCAGTGCTCCGACCAACGCTCCGGCAATCACCGCCGCCAGCAGCCAGACGCACGGTCTCGGCGCGGCGGGCAATGGCCCACGGCCACGGCGCGCAAGCGGCCAGACCATCAAGGACCGGAACCACCCGACCGACCCGACTGGCCCGACCGGCCCGACCGGCCCGACTGGCCCGACTGGCCCGACTGGCCCGACTGGGCTGACCGGGCTGACCGGCGGGCATCCCGCCGCGTTCCCGGTCAATCCTCCGGCCCCTGCATGTTCCCCGCGTTTCTCCACCACGGCCTCCGCTCGCTTTCCGCCAGACACGCCCTTGTGTCCATGCGTGACTTGGGTAAAGAATAGCATACCCGCGCGGGGGCGCAACGCACCGGGTACCCATCGGGTATGCCCGTGCGGCCCGCTTCCGCTTCTCCCGCGCCAGTCGGCCTTCCCGTCATGCCCCCGTCATGCCCCCGTCAGGCCCCGTCGTGGCCCCGTCATTCCCCAACCATTCCCCCAACCAGTTCTGATGACTTCAAAACCGGACGCGCACCTTCCGGAGTTTCCATGACCACCCATCACACCCGTACCCCCGCCGCGCCCTCGGCCAAACCCGGAACCGACGCGGACATCGCCGACAAGGCGCTTTTCACGGCAGCCCGCCCCGTCCTTCTGGCCATCGAAGGGCAAATGGACCCCTTCCTGTCCCGCTGGTCCGAACGCATGCGCGAGGCGGGCTACCTGCGCCACACCACGGCCAAGCGGCAGGACTGCATCGATTCGCTGCTGGGATTTCTGCATCCCCTGCGCGATGCCCTGCACGCCGGGCTTGCCCCCACCTTTGGCGACCTGGTGCGTGAAATCGAAAAGGGTGCAGCCACCCACGCCCCGCGCGGCTGGGGCCATGAACTGCTGGCCTCTGCCCGACGCCACCGCATGCGCGGCGTTACCGAGGCCATGTTCCTGGGCTGCTTCCACACCCTCGTGCATGCGGTGCTGGACGTGGTGGAGGCCATGCCCGCGACCCGTCGCGCCCGCGATGCGGCCGCGCAGGTGGTGCGCCTGTACGGCGACGCCTTTTCGGTGCTGTTCACCCGCCACTGGGAATCCCGCCGGGCAGAGGTGGACACCACCCAGTTGGACGATGCCAACCGTCTGCTGACGCTGGAAAAATGCAAGGTGGAAAATTTTCTCGATTCCACCTCGGACATGGTGCTGGCCATCGACGCCGCGGGCATCATCACCAGCGTCAACCGCGCCGCGCACCAGCACCTGGCCGGACGCGCGGTGCCGGGGTTGCCCGTCTGGGCGGCGCTGGGGCTGGAGGGCGAAAGCATGCAGGATCTGCTGCGCTTCTACCCTTTGGGGGTCTCGTGCGAGATCACTCCCGCCGCGCACGATGACGCCGCCACCGCAGTGGGTAACGCTACCCCCGGTGCGCCCCGCAAGCGCGCAGGAACCGCGCGGTCCGAAGACGCCACGTCGGGCGTGGCGCTTCCCGCCGCCCCCAACCGTCCCGAAGTTGGGCCGCCCCACGCCGCGCAGGTCTTTCGCATGCGCATCTCGCCGCTCAACGCCGTCAGCCTGGCCAGCGACGGATACCTGGTCATGCTCACCGACGTGACCAGCCACGTGCACCAGCGCGAGGCGCTGGAACGGGTGGTGGCCGAACGCACCGAAGCCCTGCGCGAGGAAAAGACCCACCTGGAGGAAATGAACATCACCCTGCGCA
It contains:
- a CDS encoding PAS domain-containing sensor histidine kinase codes for the protein MFAWFLLAFIAFQSAWAYWLTRVQARDTMASLRAETLADEATVYAALVDRYLNNRSQMLDSYAAFPSLRRALEPAAQQAGQAQQAGQEQWGQAGHAPPQLAETMDLFATVGRGACTALYGADGKPVLVNGAPCDKDGISPPWLEQALAAPQAVLLQSEVRDGAGATVETGGANQKAAYWRLARAVLRDGVPVGVLSALLPVDITFLPHDPTDHRLRKVLLRDGQPLAVMGPDMQVALRTEHALSVPGMRIALETDDSGIQARSTGLLLRILPLLLAGTAGLVVVFHLLGHRLFVAPQEALQSLRRELEDRNRKLERVIQEQQQVDTLLETKSRLLEESEALLSAIISDQTELICRYLPDGTITFANDAFCAFFGVEREQLVGTVFRARTAPGAERDLFTDALDPGPPTITTFDHWVIAGSGEERRLQWTRRHLHDNRGALVGFQGVGRDVTTEYALEKALRTANEELEARIRARTRDLAEREELLSRIFSGLRAAILIVRPGDCTVAEVNTVARDLLGCGDDGAGCADLYRQITQGTCLLPGETGFAPALDREHVLRRPDGRNIPVRWSLLPVPWQGAPHLALVFFDATAQKTMERRLTQAQKLESIGQLAAGVAHEINTPIQYVGDNLRFLGGAFEDLLRPLAECGALAGTSAKTGNAPEKEEEKENGDGQPGGEDSGDMGTGSSTAAGPTTPAPDAGERLARLRDTLAASDVDFLADEVPRAITQALEGVERVASIVLAMKKFSHPETAEKRPADINQLVQDTVTVSRNEWKYVAEVETRLAPDLPLIPCLPGDLAQVLLNVVVNAAHAIAEARQAAEVMHGDEAGATGVADGTPPPPGHITITTRMMPDSDPTSAPTGRGHVEIRIADTGAGIPEALRDRVFDPFFTTKEVGRGTGQGLAIAHDIVVKKHGGTIDFTSTPGRGTTFTITLPA
- a CDS encoding Bax inhibitor-1/YccA family protein, with translation MLGRTVSAPTRARAETVNAFMRGVYNWMFVGLAVTAAAAWFTASSPAMLQLVFGNSFVLIGLILAELGLVMGISAGIARLSGGAATGLFVLYSALNGITLSAVLLAYTMSTVFQAFATAAGMFGAMSIYGLTTKKDLTSWGSFLFMGLIGILIASVVNMFVGSSAMSLAISAIGVIVFTGLTAYDSQKLRMMGETAPMDDATAIRRGTILGALTLYLDFINLFLMLLRLFGSSRD
- the rnr gene encoding ribonuclease R, with the translated sequence MAKKKRDESYVLPDANDLATLFREAHRPLKIDALMRMLGLHRRMKNELEDRLDDLVRQGRIIRLRGGAWGLVEQLRLVTGTLSIQRSGMGFVLPEEKGRDDIYVHPYQMGDAWHGDKVVVALLPGRHGKNPEGRIVRVLERGRKEIPARVVRRMGRHSLLCRPADPRMAVSFVVDMSAVEEKAEKGDLVVAAPGEKVEDGLWAATGLAVLGADDNVLVQERLVKINHDVPTDFPPEVLEEARDLPAVPSRDDMEGRIDLRHLEFVTIDGAKARDFDDAVYVEEQGTGYRLWVAIADVAHYVRPGSAMDREAQTRSNSYYFPQSVEPMLPEALSNGLCSLNPRVPRLAMVAETFFYADGTPGRSKFYAAIIESKARLTYGQVNRAIIEKDEKERRLLTPVLPLLERAEALARLLNAKRNERGSLDFDLPEPEVIFNIYGETVDIGRKVRHFGHQIIEEFMIAANEAVARFLTEKNARFLYRVHPEPDTEKLEGLFKVLARTSLAQHLPGKASAKALQGVLQAAKDTDQEFVVNRMALRTMMQARYAPDHEGHFGLASECYCHFTSPIRRYADLIVHRALRRTLGLPVNGPLPGERALLTIADTLNTNERVAMEAEREILKRITVLFLAERVGQEFTGVISGIIDFGFFVEFNEVMAEGMVRLSSLDDDYYGYLPERQELVGERTGRSFRLGQAVTVRLAEVNVARLEVNLALAGPDAVASTGAKKPRPAGRDWNAGRAGSEGRGGRGARGGRGYGRDEAPRANRGTRDDAKRGTRDDISRGDRAPAPAPSAAAQADRTSRKARARSTTDAGWDDPMPTELPEPFENAPRKGRGGKADSKPATRKGAAPKAAGPKPSARKASAPQNAGEEKVAKSAKPGNSAKSKESTTGNARSGKDKSAPKGKPSGKAAAPAKPVEPDNSGKADKTANSGKAVASEKRGPAKATPKKAGDAKPAKAKASISGGDKPDQAKPAKAVKSGKTSGGGEA
- the lpxK gene encoding tetraacyldisaccharide 4'-kinase, with product MNIAAVQKACAPLLRPLGAAYAACMAARRAAYEAGVLPRFAPPRPVVSVGNICWGGTGKTPLVHWLLRWCGAHGLSAAVLTRGYGARPPQRPLLVRPGNTAAEAGDEPLMLARQNPDAAVLVDPVRRRAGHWAEAHLAPHLYLLDDGFQHLAVRRDLDIVVLRPADLTGQWGRTIPAGAWREGASALGRAHAFCMKAEPDMFDALGPQLERRLIGYGMPVFSFRLAPRGLVRVGRGLDPRPAEQGAATRAHLDGAPYVLATGVGDPAQVHATATRFFGYPPLRHRIFPDHHPYGPGDVRLLAGEGCAVVCTPKDAVKLAPLCGEGARHEGGGHENANQPDLWAFDLTTEFGPALWSATNFPEWWAARWAGLSAARRG
- a CDS encoding LuxR C-terminal-related transcriptional regulator gives rise to the protein MTTHHTRTPAAPSAKPGTDADIADKALFTAARPVLLAIEGQMDPFLSRWSERMREAGYLRHTTAKRQDCIDSLLGFLHPLRDALHAGLAPTFGDLVREIEKGAATHAPRGWGHELLASARRHRMRGVTEAMFLGCFHTLVHAVLDVVEAMPATRRARDAAAQVVRLYGDAFSVLFTRHWESRRAEVDTTQLDDANRLLTLEKCKVENFLDSTSDMVLAIDAAGIITSVNRAAHQHLAGRAVPGLPVWAALGLEGESMQDLLRFYPLGVSCEITPAAHDDAATAVGNATPGAPRKRAGTARSEDATSGVALPAAPNRPEVGPPHAAQVFRMRISPLNAVSLASDGYLVMLTDVTSHVHQREALERVVAERTEALREEKTHLEEMNITLRTVLRNIDGERAEINREVARKVHAMLLPALDHLEADMEPEVRRGYLTVIRDQLLRLAPDDAGPDPLLLRLSPAEMRICQFIQAGSPTKDIASALNLSVETVQTHRKNIRRKLGLHGKDASLCAFLRSAPGPRSPSGAE